A genome region from Euphorbia lathyris chromosome 4, ddEupLath1.1, whole genome shotgun sequence includes the following:
- the LOC136227713 gene encoding glycerol-3-phosphate acyltransferase 5-like encodes MESIVSELEGTLLKDPDLFSYFMLIAFEASGLLRFAFLLLLWPLIRVFDILGMRDTGLKLMIFVATVGVPESEIQAVARAVLPKFLMDDMNIEAWKVFSSYEKRVVVTKMPRIMAERFVKEHLRADDVVGCELLVNRFGYATGFVKEPNFAKVFMHEKPSLGLGRSLSGSSFLSLCKEQMHPPFISGQKQHHDELIRPLPVIFHDGRLVKRPTAFTALLIILWIPIGIILAIIRISIGIILPMWAKPYVAPLFGGSIVVKGIPPLPASGRNDGVLFVCTHRTLMDPVVLSTVLRRKIPAVTYSISRFSEIISPIPTVRLTRIREVDANRIKMELSKGDLVVCPEGTTCREPFLLRFSALFAELTDRIVPVAMNYRVGFFHATTARGWKGLDPIFFFMNPRPVYEVTFLNQLPVEATCSAGKSPHDVANYVQRILAATLGFECTNFTRKDKYRVLAGNDGNVSYISILDQIKMVVRTFKPFLN; translated from the exons ATGGAGTCTATTGTGTCTGAGCTTGAAGGAACACTTCTAAAAGACCCCGATCTTTTTTCCTACTTCATGTTAATAGCATTCGAAGCATCCGGTCTCCTTCGTTTCGCTTTCTTATTGCTCTTATGGCCTTTAATTCGCGTGTTTGACATTTTAGGAATGCGCGACACCGGACTAAAGCTAATGATCTTTGTTGCTACGGTCGGAGTGCCTGAATCGGAGATTCAGGCAGTGGCACGGGCAGTGTTGCCTAAATTTCTTATGGATGATATGAATATTGAGGCTTGGAAAGTGTTTAGTTCGTATGAAAAAAGAGTTGTGGTTACTAAAATGCCGAGGATTATGGCTGAAAGGTTTGTGAAAGAGCATTTGAGAGCTGATGATGTTGTTGGATGTGAACTTTTGGTCAATCGGTTTGGATATGCTACAGGTTTTGTGAAAGAGCCTAATTTTGCTAAGGTGTTTATGCATGAAAAACCTTCTTTAGGACTTGGTAGATCTCTGTCCGGTTCCTCGTTTTTATCGCTATGCAAG GAACAAATGCACCCACCATTTATCTCCGGCCAGAAACAACACCACGACGAGCTCATCCGCCCACTCCCGGTGATATTCCACGATGGCCGCCTTGTCAAGCGGCCAACCGCGTTCACTGCACTCCTAATCATCCTATGGATTCCAATAGGCATCATCCTTGCAATAATCCGAATATCTATTGGAATAATATTACCAATGTGGGCTAAACCCTATGTAGCCCCACTATTCGGCGGCAGCATAGTCGTCAAAGGCATACCACCGCTACCCGCATCCGGCAGAAACGACGGCGTTCTATTCGTATGCACTCATAGAACCCTAATGGATCCGGTAGTTCTATCAACAGTTCTCCGACGAAAAATCCCTGCTGTAACATATTCAATTTCGCGGTTTTCGGAAATCATATCCCCAATTCCAACGGTCCGATTAACCCGAATTCGAGAAGTGGATGCCAATAGAATCAAAATGGAGTTATCCAAAGGTGATTTAGTAGTATGTCCAGAGGGGACAACATGTAGAGAACCATTCCTACTCCGATTCAGCGCGCTTTTCGCGGAATTAACCGATCGAATAGTCCCCGTAGCAATGAATTACCGGGTCGGATTCTTTCATGCAACGACGGCGAGAGGGTGGAAAGGGTTGGACCCGATTTTCTTCTTCATGAACCCTAGACCGGTATATGAAGTTACATTTCTGAACCAGTTACCGGTGGAGGCGACATGCTCGGCCGGTAAGAGCCCACACGACGTGGCAAATTATGTTCAGAGAATCTTGGCGGCTACGTTAGGGTTTGAGTGCACAAATTTTACCCGAAAGGATAAATATAGAGTGTTGGCAGGAAATGATGGAAATGTTTCGTATATCTCAATACTTGATCAGATTAAGATGGTGGTGAGAACATTTAAGccgtttttaaattaa